The sequence GAAACACAATCCGGTCTATTGTCTGCTGTACAGCAAAATTAAGCTCCCTCTGTGAAAGTTCAGGGTTTCTGATGGCAATATTGCGGGCCAGGAGTTCACGCCAGTTTTCTATTTCGATCAGAAAAGCGGTATCAACTTCTGTGGTGCCCTTCTTCCCCTTGTTTGATTCAACATATTTATCAAAGGAGCCCTTAAGGATTGCATCGCGTGAAAAGATATTTGATATCTCATCCCACCTTGCTTCATAATCTGTATATTTAAGGTAAAGTATTCGGGAGTGGGAAACCTTGTCTGTTTTCTCCGGTTTTACCCGGCAGTCATAAACAGCAAGTTCCTCAAAATCAGTCAGTATGCTAAGGGGCAGCTTGGCGCTCCAGCCATAGCGGCGCAACTGAAATGAAGGAATACAGCTTGATTCAAATTTTGATAATCTTCAATTATTCCATATGTGTCAACAATTAATAAGGGGCTAAAAAAAACCTGGACACCTCAAAAGCCCAACAAAAACATAATTGGCGGTAATGCCTGGATCGATGATTTTGTATAAATGCTGAATCTCACACAAAGACACAAAGTCACAAAGGTAACTACCTAAAATAGATTGTTTTTCTTGGTGTTCTTTGCGGCTTTGCGTGATAACTTGCCTTTTTACAATGCTGCCAGGATCAGCAAATCCGACACATAGAAGAGTCGTTTTGATTGCTATTCGGCCAAAATACCAGCGCTGGCATTTTGGCCCAATATGTTATAAAAATCGAAAATCAACTGTAATAATAAAAGGTTATAAAAAAAGAGGATCAGGGGTAATCATAGCCCCTGATCCTCCTTAGAGATCAAATTAGTCGAGGTTCATCACAAGGACATCTTAATCAAAAGCCATGTCGGTTTTCCATACCTCCCAGACTTTTCCAACAAGATCTGGTCCTGGCTTAAGGGTTTTCTTACCTGGTTTCCATCCGGAAGGCAGGGCCTCAGCTCCCTTTTTCTCTCTTACAAGCTGGAACGCCTGTATCTGCCTTATATTTTCCATCACGTTTCTGCCAACAGGAGGCGACAGTACCTCATATGCCTGTATAATGCCATCAGGGTCTATAATAAATCTTCCCCTTGTATCAACCCCCTCACCCTCATCATATATGCCGAATATTGTCCCGACCTTTCCTCCTGCATCTGAAAGCATGGGAAAGGGGATTCCTCCAGGCACCATTTTTGAAAGTTCATTATCATCCCACATCTTGTGAACATACATACTGTCAACACTCATAGAGAGTATTTCAACACCGAGTTTCTGGAATTCAGGATATTTTGCAGCAACTGCTGCAATTTCAGTAGCTCAGACAAATGTAAAATCTCCGGGATAAAAACAGAGTACAACCCATTTGCCTAAATATTCGGATAACTGGACACTTGAAAATTTGCCCTGCCTGTATGCGGGCGCAATAAAATCAGGGGCTTTCTTCCCTACCTGGATCATGGCTTTTACCTCCTTGACTGTTATTTCATTTTCGGTTTTTTTATCATTTGTTTTCTTTTGCTCTCCTACTGGGCCACCAGTTGGCCTTGCACAACCCACTTTTACATCTTTTCCCATAGGCACACCTCCATTTTTCTAAATTGTTAAATTTCAATTCTCGAACTTTCCAGCGCTAATTTTAGTTAACATTTGGTTATTAATCCATCAATATTTAGTTGTTCAGACTTTCAAATCCAAAGTGCCTATTAATAATGGCTTTTTTTAATTAATATTGATAATAAATCATCATTGACCATGTTATATCCTTTCGCTATGAAGCATACTCAGTTGATAAAAAAAGGTGTAACTCATTTTAAATAAAACATGAGTTACACCTTCACTGTCATTCATATATGGATAAAAGACTGTAAGATACACCTATTCAAAAATGAGGAGCTGCCTCTCAATCTAAAAAAGATTAAAATTCAACAGCAAGCTGTGCTGTAAACAGATTGCTCTTATCTCCATTTTCATATTTGCCGCTCAGGTATTCTATTCCAACAGTTGTATACTTGAAAAGCCCATAGGTGAGCACACAGCCGTACTGCCTTTCCGGCAATAAATCTCCAAGCTCTTTTGTCTTTCCATATTTTATGCCCATTAAGAGGTCATCATTTGCGGCCCATGCAAACTCAAGATTATATGCCCTTGGCTTGTATGCAAGGCCATTATCAAATGAAAGATCACCGGGGGCAAACCTCTCTCGTGCTCCAACATACTCAAAACCGATAAAGAATCTCTCCTTTACAGATGCGTTAAGAAAATATCCGACCCCGGAAACATAATCATTGATGGCTCCGGCCAGGACCTCCCCCTCAAGCCCGTCACTCTCAGCAATATTGCTTATATATGATGCGCCCAGGCTTAATCCGAACCCTGATACAGCATCTTCAGGAAGGGTAAATATGGCATTTGCAACCCATGATTTAACCCTGTCATCTCCGGAAATTTTTTCTATGTCACCGTTAAATATTGAGATGCTGATATCAAACAGATCATTGGCAAAGCCCGCCCTTATAGCGCTCTCCCTGGTTTCACCTATCTCAAGCGTAATAGGGTCGCTTATAAAGTGGCTGTTAAAGGAACCGAATGGCACATACATCTTACCTGCTGAGAGGTATAAGGGGAGCACATCCTCACCGCTTAGTGTGATATACCCCTCATCAAGGTCAACAGGCTCGGTATCATCCTCTTCCCATAAAAGGAGGACATGACCGCTAACATGTTTGTTAATCTCCGCATCTATCCCCAGTTCAACAGTGGCAAGGGTGATATCGCTGTTTTTTGCATTCGGTGTCTCAGAATCCTTATACTTCATGGATGCATGGCCAGCCTCCACCTCAATTAAGCCGCTTATGCTGATCTTTTCCATCCAGTCTTTTTCGATATCATTTATTTCAGATGATTCAAGCCTCTCAATCCTGGATTTCATTTCATTTAATTCCTTAAGGGTCCCATCACTTGACATCTCCCCTGCAATAGCAGGCAGAGCATTTAAAACAACTCCAGCAATCATGCATAAACCAATTTTAAACATTTTCTTCATTTTCATCTTTACTCCATCTTAGTTATTTTTTTTCCACAGTAACAAGTATCTTTTCCCCTATACCTCTGCCTATAGCTATACGAGTATTATTGTGACCGATCACAAGTCTCCCATCGTTATTATTGTTGATTACCTCCACCAGGTCCCCGGGATTAAGCCCAAGCGAGACGAGCCTTTCCCTTGCATGCCTTCCTGCCCTCATCTCTGTGATGATCAGCCTTTCACCCGGTCTGGCCATGGTAAGGGGCATAAGAGGTCGCCTCTGATTCTGGCATTCACTGCACAGACCATAAACCTCCATTTTATGACATCTATTTAACATTGCACGCTCCTCTCACCTTCCCATTCATATATCTCCAAATGATCCGATTTGCAGTTAGAACAGCAATTTGAGCAGGAACAGGCATGATCCAGCCTCCTGACCCTTCCCTTTCTTATCCATTGATCCAGCATTCCCCTCATGGCCGCAGGTTCTACATTGAAGCGTATTGAAAGGTCAGAGAGGGATGCTGCTGACCGCTCTTTAAAATATTCTTTTATCTCTGAAAGTATCATTTAAGTTGCCTCCATTAATTTCCATTTTTCTATTTATCTGTAGGGTCACGAAACATCGTGCCCATAAGGGCACGGTGCGCCGTACCCCTTCGGTTTTCATGAATTTTATTGGCAGAGTGTTTCATGCCGAATATAAACCCACCAAAGGCCACACCCAGAATAACAATCCACATAAAAGATGTCCCGGGATGCCTTCCGATGGTTCCAATCTGATAGAAGAGTGTTGCCACCACCCAGGCAAGCAGGGTCAGGTATGTCCCTGCAAAGATCGTCCATTTTATATTTGTCTCACGATAGATTGCTGCAATGGCCGCAAGGCACGGGTAATAAATAAGGATAAACAGAAGATATGCGATTGCGCCTATCTTCCCATCAAAGCTTGCCACCATGGTGCCAAAGGTTGTTTTACTTACCTCCTGTTCCTCTGCTGCGGTATCCATATCAGAGACATCACCGACCCCTATGCCAAGAGGGTTAATAACAGTCCCCCCAAGTTCGGAGAATGCTGCGGGTATGGTGCCGAATGCCTCTGCAACGCTGCCAATAAAGTTAAAATCCTCTGCCTCCTCATCACCCCCCTCTTCGGCGATTGATGTATACAATGCATCAAGTGTTCCTACTACCGCCTCTTTTGCAAAGATACCTGTGAAGATACCCACTGTGGCAGGCCAGTTTTTTTCTGTAAGCCCCATGGGCGCAAATATGGGTGTGATTGCACGGCCCACAGCGCTCAATATTGAATTCTCGCTGTCTTCATTGCCAAAACTGCCATCACGGCCAACCCCATTCAAAAAGGCCAGTATTACAAAGATGGGTATCAGCACCTTTCCTGCACGGAACATAAATGACTTGAGCCTTTCATATGCATGGAAAAGGACACCCCTTACAGTCGGTATATGATATGGGGGGAGTTCCATAATAAAGTGCGATGTCTCACCTTTCAAGACTGTGCTTTTAAGGATAAAGCCTGTCATAATGGCAAGGAGTATCCCTGTTATATAGAGCCCGAACACAAGTGTGCTGCCTGATGTCGGGAAAAAGGCCGCTGCAAAAAGGGCATACACAGGTAACCTTGCACCGCATGACATAAATGGATTCATCATAATGGTGAGTGTCCTGTCCCTCTCATTATCAAGGGTGCGCGTAGCCATTATTGCAGGGACATTGCACCCGAAACCCACAAGCATGGGCACAAATGATTTGCCAGGCAGCCCCACATAACGCATGAACCTGTCCATTACAAATGCTGCGCGTGCCATATAACCTGAGTCCTCCAGTATGGCGAGACACAGAAACATAAACCCGATGGGAGGTATAAATGTGGACATGGTCTGTATGCCTCCACCTATTCCATTGGCAAGGAATGTAATGAGCCATTCAGGGAGATGAAGCGCCTCAAGAACTGCCCCAAAACCATCAACAAATATGGCGCCAAACAGGATATCAAAAAAATCTATAAAACATCCGCCTATGTTTATGGTGATCATGAATGTTGCATACATGGCAACAAGAAACAGGGGAATGCCAAGCACACGGTTCAGCAGGACATTATCTATTGCGTCTGAAATTGTCCTTCTTACCTCGTATTTTTTTTCAACCGCATCCCTGCATACACCATTGATAAAACCATAGCGGGCATCCGCAACTATTATGTCAGGATCATCATTAAGAAGCTTACCCATCCTTTTCCTGGCATCTTCCAATTCGGATGAAGAGCTATTTTGGGCAAGCTCTTCTGCAAGTTCATCCCCTTCAAGGAGTTTAATAGCGAGCCACCTGCTGTCCAGATTCTTTGATACTGCCTGATCCTTGAGAAGCGTTTTGAAGGCGTCTATTGTCTGTTCGACCTCAGAAGGATATTTGATACCTGCTTCAGGGATATTTCTGTTTGCGGCAGCAAGACTCACCGCATCCTTGAGATTTTCTATGCCCTGATTTCTGCTTGCAACAATAGGAATCACGGGGCAGTCAAGGAACTTTTCAAGTTTTTTAATATCTATCCTGATCTTGTGCTGCTCTGCTATATCCATCATATTGAGCGCCACCACCATGGGCACCTTCATCTCAAGAAGCTGAACAGTCAGGTACAGGTTTCTTTCAAGGTTGGAGGCATCCACTATATTAAGGATAAGATCCGGAGCCCCGGTTATTACAAAGTCCCTTGATATCTTCTCATCAAGGGATGTTGCGGAAAGTGAGTATATCCCTGGGAGGTCAACAACCTCTATCTCCTTATCATTATGGCTGTAAATACCTGTCTTTCTCTCGACTGTGACGCCGGGCCAGTTTCCCACCTTTTGTTTTGCGCCTGTAAGAGAGTTGAAAAGGGTGGTTTTCCCGCAATTGGGGTTGCCTGCAAGCCCTATTTTTATTGCCATCATCCTGTTAACTCCTTTCCACAAGAACGGCTTCG is a genomic window of Desulfatiglans sp. containing:
- a CDS encoding peroxiredoxin, with product MGKDVKVGCARPTGGPVGEQKKTNDKKTENEITVKEVKAMIQVGKKAPDFIAPAYRQGKFSSVQLSEYLGKWVVLCFYPGDFTFVUATEIAAVAAKYPEFQKLGVEILSMSVDSMYVHKMWDDNELSKMVPGGIPFPMLSDAGGKVGTIFGIYDEGEGVDTRGRFIIDPDGIIQAYEVLSPPVGRNVMENIRQIQAFQLVREKKGAEALPSGWKPGKKTLKPGPDLVGKVWEVWKTDMAFD
- a CDS encoding LbtU family siderophore porin, whose product is MKMKKMFKIGLCMIAGVVLNALPAIAGEMSSDGTLKELNEMKSRIERLESSEINDIEKDWMEKISISGLIEVEAGHASMKYKDSETPNAKNSDITLATVELGIDAEINKHVSGHVLLLWEEDDTEPVDLDEGYITLSGEDVLPLYLSAGKMYVPFGSFNSHFISDPITLEIGETRESAIRAGFANDLFDISISIFNGDIEKISGDDRVKSWVANAIFTLPEDAVSGFGLSLGASYISNIAESDGLEGEVLAGAINDYVSGVGYFLNASVKERFFIGFEYVGARERFAPGDLSFDNGLAYKPRAYNLEFAWAANDDLLMGIKYGKTKELGDLLPERQYGCVLTYGLFKYTTVGIEYLSGKYENGDKSNLFTAQLAVEF
- a CDS encoding ferrous iron transport protein A, giving the protein MLNRCHKMEVYGLCSECQNQRRPLMPLTMARPGERLIITEMRAGRHARERLVSLGLNPGDLVEVINNNNDGRLVIGHNNTRIAIGRGIGEKILVTVEKK
- a CDS encoding sugar metabolism transcriptional regulator, which produces MILSEIKEYFKERSAASLSDLSIRFNVEPAAMRGMLDQWIRKGRVRRLDHACSCSNCCSNCKSDHLEIYEWEGERSVQC
- the feoB gene encoding Fe(2+) transporter permease subunit FeoB → MMAIKIGLAGNPNCGKTTLFNSLTGAKQKVGNWPGVTVERKTGIYSHNDKEIEVVDLPGIYSLSATSLDEKISRDFVITGAPDLILNIVDASNLERNLYLTVQLLEMKVPMVVALNMMDIAEQHKIRIDIKKLEKFLDCPVIPIVASRNQGIENLKDAVSLAAANRNIPEAGIKYPSEVEQTIDAFKTLLKDQAVSKNLDSRWLAIKLLEGDELAEELAQNSSSSELEDARKRMGKLLNDDPDIIVADARYGFINGVCRDAVEKKYEVRRTISDAIDNVLLNRVLGIPLFLVAMYATFMITINIGGCFIDFFDILFGAIFVDGFGAVLEALHLPEWLITFLANGIGGGIQTMSTFIPPIGFMFLCLAILEDSGYMARAAFVMDRFMRYVGLPGKSFVPMLVGFGCNVPAIMATRTLDNERDRTLTIMMNPFMSCGARLPVYALFAAAFFPTSGSTLVFGLYITGILLAIMTGFILKSTVLKGETSHFIMELPPYHIPTVRGVLFHAYERLKSFMFRAGKVLIPIFVILAFLNGVGRDGSFGNEDSENSILSAVGRAITPIFAPMGLTEKNWPATVGIFTGIFAKEAVVGTLDALYTSIAEEGGDEEAEDFNFIGSVAEAFGTIPAAFSELGGTVINPLGIGVGDVSDMDTAAEEQEVSKTTFGTMVASFDGKIGAIAYLLFILIYYPCLAAIAAIYRETNIKWTIFAGTYLTLLAWVVATLFYQIGTIGRHPGTSFMWIVILGVAFGGFIFGMKHSANKIHENRRGTAHRALMGTMFRDPTDK